From a single Synergistaceae bacterium genomic region:
- a CDS encoding YifB family Mg chelatase-like AAA ATPase, whose amino-acid sequence MSGILGVTLKGIEGLSVEVEVEITGGLFTINIVGMPDVAVRESKERVRAALRSLGLNLKGRISVNLAPADIPKEGALLDLPIALGMMQATGHLKDAPKALYMGELALDGRLRRVRGAVPAAFLAREMGIPLYVPGGNAEEVALVQGVEAYCADSLSELFMMLSGEEKPRPVPPAFVPDVPENADPDFSDIKGQIAARRAAEIAAAGHHNLLLVGSPGSGKTLIARAIAGILPPLTDDELVETLLIRSTLGDDSKPTRERPFRTVHFTASTVSVCGGGSDLRPGEVSRAHRGVLFLDEYTEFRRDLTESLRAPIEDGFITVSRAAGSVVYPSRVLLVLAANPCACGYAGDPVTPCKCTAGDLERYKRKLSGPIMDRIDLQIHVPKLTPDELLSFTDKDNPPESSASIRKRVISARKIQQDRWREYGYTCNAEIPEKLVKRCLILQDAERDYLALMAAKLNLSGRGMSRVLKVSRTIADLSGDERIGKKHLAEALMYRQGYGRG is encoded by the coding sequence ATGAGCGGGATTCTCGGCGTAACTCTCAAGGGAATTGAGGGGCTGTCGGTTGAAGTCGAGGTTGAGATAACCGGCGGGCTGTTCACGATAAATATTGTGGGGATGCCTGATGTTGCGGTTCGCGAGTCGAAGGAGCGCGTGAGGGCGGCTCTGCGTTCTCTTGGCCTGAACCTCAAGGGCAGAATCTCCGTCAACCTTGCGCCCGCTGACATCCCGAAAGAAGGCGCGCTTCTGGATTTGCCGATAGCACTCGGAATGATGCAGGCCACCGGCCACCTCAAAGACGCACCCAAAGCGTTATACATGGGTGAACTTGCGCTGGACGGACGGCTTCGGAGGGTGAGGGGTGCAGTACCTGCGGCGTTCCTTGCGCGCGAGATGGGTATCCCGCTGTACGTTCCGGGCGGAAACGCTGAAGAAGTCGCGCTGGTTCAGGGAGTTGAAGCGTACTGCGCTGACAGCCTCAGCGAACTGTTCATGATGCTGTCTGGCGAGGAGAAGCCGCGTCCTGTTCCTCCGGCGTTCGTGCCTGATGTGCCAGAAAACGCTGATCCTGACTTCTCGGACATCAAGGGGCAGATTGCCGCCCGACGTGCCGCAGAGATCGCCGCCGCAGGACATCACAACCTCCTTCTTGTGGGGTCGCCGGGAAGCGGAAAGACACTCATTGCCCGCGCAATCGCAGGGATTCTCCCGCCCCTCACCGATGATGAACTCGTCGAGACGCTGTTAATCCGCAGTACTCTCGGAGACGACAGCAAGCCCACGAGAGAGCGTCCGTTCAGAACCGTACACTTCACCGCGAGCACCGTGTCAGTCTGCGGAGGAGGAAGCGACCTTAGGCCGGGAGAAGTTTCGCGGGCTCACAGGGGAGTGCTGTTCCTCGACGAGTATACGGAGTTCCGCAGAGACCTCACGGAGAGCCTCAGAGCACCGATTGAGGACGGGTTCATCACGGTCAGCAGGGCAGCAGGAAGCGTGGTTTACCCGTCGCGCGTGCTGTTGGTCTTGGCCGCTAACCCCTGTGCGTGCGGTTACGCCGGAGATCCCGTAACTCCCTGCAAGTGCACCGCCGGAGACCTCGAACGCTACAAGCGGAAACTTTCCGGGCCCATCATGGACAGGATAGACCTGCAGATTCACGTCCCGAAGCTCACGCCCGACGAGCTGTTATCCTTCACCGACAAGGACAACCCTCCCGAGTCCAGCGCGTCAATCCGCAAGCGCGTAATCAGTGCAAGGAAGATTCAGCAGGACAGGTGGCGTGAGTACGGTTACACGTGCAACGCAGAGATTCCCGAGAAGCTGGTGAAGAGATGCCTGATCCTGCAGGATGCAGAACGCGACTACCTTGCTCTTATGGCGGCCAAGCTCAACCTTTCCGGGCGCGGAATGAGCAGGGTGCTAAAGGTCTCGCGTACTATTGCGGACTTGTCCGGCGATGAACGCATCGGGAAGAAGCATCTGGCTGAAGCATTGATGTACCGTCAGGGTTACGGCAGAGGGTAA
- a CDS encoding DedA family protein encodes MHIISALTAWLVDTIGRMGYTGIVSLMFLESSFFPFPSEVVMPPAGYLAWKGEMSLSLVLLSGIAGSLLGALFNYWIAVKFGRPFLLKWGKYFFVSPESVNKADEFFLKHGHISTLVGRLLPVIRQYISLPAGIARMPMKTFTLYTSIGAGAWVVVLTFAGYLLGEHQDLLKEYLHVITIACVGLAVLIAGGYVLFLRMKKKP; translated from the coding sequence ATGCACATCATCAGCGCACTCACAGCGTGGCTTGTCGACACAATCGGCAGGATGGGCTACACAGGGATAGTCTCCCTGATGTTCCTCGAATCATCGTTCTTCCCTTTTCCGAGTGAAGTGGTCATGCCTCCGGCGGGTTATCTCGCGTGGAAAGGTGAAATGTCCCTCTCTCTAGTCCTGCTCTCAGGAATCGCCGGCAGTCTCTTGGGCGCGCTGTTCAATTACTGGATAGCGGTAAAATTCGGCCGCCCGTTCCTGCTGAAGTGGGGAAAATACTTCTTCGTGTCCCCCGAGAGCGTCAACAAAGCCGATGAGTTCTTCCTCAAGCACGGGCACATCAGCACGCTCGTCGGGCGTTTGCTCCCCGTCATAAGGCAGTACATCTCGCTTCCTGCAGGGATAGCACGAATGCCCATGAAGACCTTTACCCTCTACACGTCGATAGGGGCAGGAGCGTGGGTTGTGGTGCTGACGTTCGCGGGGTATCTTCTCGGCGAGCATCAGGACTTGCTGAAGGAGTACCTTCACGTTATCACAATTGCGTGCGTCGGGCTGGCTGTGCTGATTGCGGGAGGGTACGTGCTCTTCCTGCGGATGAAGAAGAAGCCATGA
- the glpX gene encoding class II fructose-bisphosphatase — protein sequence MALFAQDKNLAMELVRSAEAAVMASGRWFGLGNKNEVDRAAVEAMRYVLHGVAMKGVVVIGEGEKDEAPMLFNGEEVGTGDGPEVDIAVDPIDGTRLVAQGQDGAISVIAAAPRGTMFSPDNLFYLNKIVTGPEAAGYIDIQAPVEFNVRIVAKAKGKKIEETTVVMLDRPRNGEILERVRAMGARVRLIGDGDVAGALMTSLPGHESADILLGIGGSPEAVITACAMKCLDANMQCQPYFRNDEDEARAKERGLTKDTVLTIDDLVKSDNVFFAAAGGSDGDLLKGVHYHGAHIETNSLCMRSSSGTIRFISATHSQKKLEEMGGNIAYDPTVKEDLGL from the coding sequence ATGGCACTATTCGCACAGGACAAGAATCTTGCTATGGAGCTCGTACGTTCTGCAGAAGCCGCCGTAATGGCCTCCGGCCGCTGGTTCGGGCTCGGCAACAAGAACGAGGTTGACCGCGCCGCCGTTGAGGCAATGCGCTACGTTCTTCACGGTGTTGCGATGAAGGGAGTCGTAGTCATCGGCGAGGGCGAGAAGGATGAAGCACCGATGCTCTTCAACGGCGAGGAAGTAGGGACGGGTGATGGCCCTGAAGTTGACATCGCGGTTGACCCCATCGACGGAACGCGTCTCGTCGCGCAGGGTCAGGACGGGGCAATCAGCGTAATAGCCGCCGCACCCAGAGGAACGATGTTCAGCCCGGACAACCTGTTCTACCTCAACAAAATAGTTACCGGCCCGGAAGCCGCAGGGTACATAGACATTCAAGCACCCGTAGAGTTCAACGTAAGGATAGTCGCGAAGGCTAAGGGCAAGAAGATCGAGGAAACCACAGTGGTAATGCTTGACCGTCCTCGCAACGGAGAGATTCTCGAACGCGTCCGTGCAATGGGAGCACGAGTTAGGCTCATCGGAGACGGCGACGTTGCTGGTGCACTGATGACGAGCCTTCCCGGCCACGAGTCGGCAGATATTCTTCTGGGCATCGGCGGGAGTCCTGAAGCCGTAATCACCGCGTGCGCAATGAAGTGCCTTGACGCTAATATGCAGTGCCAGCCCTATTTCCGCAACGACGAGGACGAAGCACGGGCGAAAGAACGCGGCCTCACGAAGGACACTGTCCTGACTATCGACGACCTCGTGAAGAGCGACAACGTGTTCTTTGCGGCGGCAGGAGGTTCTGACGGAGACCTGCTGAAGGGAGTGCACTATCACGGTGCTCACATCGAGACAAACTCCCTGTGCATGAGAAGCAGCTCCGGGACAATCCGCTTCATCTCTGCAACACACTCACAGAAGAAGCTCGAGGAGATGGGCGGAAACATCGCCTACGATCCGACCGTCAAAGAGGATCTCGGCCTGTAA
- a CDS encoding ACT domain-containing protein: protein MKTKRLAVLWLALVLVVLACASAYALNGEKVLRLKQVVVPSPNEPGSVQKMTQVIADHKINLNGVTIRNDTHALFMADDAEATAAVLKEAGFAPTIEDVLAIEIPNVPGGLNSVLKVFAEAGVNIDHLYMFDQNGNEVYFIFNITDIEKAVSVLKEAGAEIK, encoded by the coding sequence ATGAAGACAAAGCGTTTAGCGGTGTTGTGGCTGGCTCTGGTGCTGGTCGTTCTTGCGTGTGCGTCGGCGTATGCTCTCAACGGCGAAAAGGTGCTCAGGCTGAAGCAGGTTGTCGTCCCCTCTCCGAACGAGCCGGGCAGCGTACAGAAGATGACGCAGGTAATAGCTGACCACAAAATCAACCTCAACGGCGTAACAATCAGGAACGACACACATGCTCTGTTCATGGCGGACGACGCTGAAGCAACGGCGGCTGTCCTGAAAGAGGCGGGATTCGCCCCGACAATCGAGGACGTGCTTGCGATTGAGATTCCTAACGTTCCCGGCGGCTTGAACTCGGTGCTCAAGGTTTTTGCTGAGGCGGGCGTGAACATCGATCATCTGTACATGTTCGATCAGAACGGCAATGAAGTCTACTTCATCTTCAACATCACTGACATCGAGAAGGCAGTATCTGTTCTGAAGGAAGCCGGAGCAGAGATAAAGTAG
- a CDS encoding PBP1A family penicillin-binding protein → MSQQRPRQQTKPQASPKPSQPQQRKPVKPRKKKKGISVLKLIMMSLLLVVLLATGALSAGVAWYVVKISEDLPSMLELANPKNSLPSILYDRNGEVIARLFIENRTPKDLAEISPHLVRAVLAAEDSAFYQHGGIRIGSIMRALWTDVVEGGKVQGASTITQQLARNLFLSHEKSVTRKAKEIIIAMRLEKLFPKDKILELYLNTINFGHGAWGAETAAHTYFDKSARDLDLAESAALAGLIANPGRYNPISSESNNKARRNYVLSRMETLGWITAEQRQEAYDEELVLNTKPANKIEEFNRAPYFVSHLLFNDLLPKYGKDEVYSGGMQIYTTLDVNLQDKARECIQGLNKNVMGALVCIEADTGEVLALVGGKDFKESKFNRATQAVRQPGSSFKPIVYAAAIEEDVMPSDHFLDAPITFKKKGAGNKGWSPHNSSNGYAGEVTLQRALVQSYNTVAVRVAAYIGTDAIVQMARNMGIETKYLPNDLSVALGSASLTPLEMAVAFNCFNNGGKRIVPQMIREIKDRDGNILEHRDTASSQALRPETAYAIRSMLQDAVRSGTGKPAAIKNVNVFGKTGTSNDFIDAWFCGGVPGLTTAVYVGRDDHKSMGKRAFGGTMAAPVWRKFMQYAVQEMKTPANFAPPPSWVEVDKVSICRASGYRARGGCQSVPLFFPKGKSPTASCPIHGGSYKAADSDPRGPRLFLVEQDDTYYANMQRKEREASAKKEAQRQEREAQAAQQVTAQETRAAIPRPNPPAPKRQEPKMNEVEQRYQQLLRQYGLN, encoded by the coding sequence ATGAGCCAGCAGAGGCCGAGACAGCAGACAAAACCGCAAGCATCCCCTAAACCATCACAGCCGCAGCAGAGAAAGCCGGTCAAACCGCGCAAGAAGAAGAAAGGCATCTCCGTCCTGAAGCTGATAATGATGTCGCTTCTGTTAGTTGTGCTTCTAGCGACGGGAGCACTCAGCGCAGGAGTAGCATGGTACGTCGTCAAGATCTCCGAAGACCTGCCGAGTATGCTCGAGCTCGCCAACCCCAAGAACAGCCTCCCGTCAATCCTCTACGACAGGAACGGCGAGGTCATAGCGCGTCTCTTCATTGAGAACAGGACACCGAAAGACTTGGCCGAAATCTCTCCTCATCTTGTGCGTGCAGTGCTCGCGGCAGAGGACTCTGCGTTCTACCAACACGGAGGCATACGCATCGGCTCGATAATGCGCGCACTGTGGACTGACGTTGTCGAGGGCGGGAAGGTTCAGGGTGCAAGCACGATAACACAGCAGCTGGCACGCAACCTGTTCCTGTCCCACGAAAAGAGCGTAACGAGGAAGGCGAAAGAAATCATCATCGCGATGAGGCTGGAGAAACTTTTCCCGAAGGACAAGATTCTGGAGCTCTACCTCAACACGATAAACTTCGGGCACGGAGCATGGGGAGCAGAGACAGCCGCACACACATACTTCGACAAGTCAGCACGAGATCTGGACTTGGCGGAGTCGGCGGCACTTGCGGGATTAATCGCCAACCCGGGACGCTACAACCCCATCTCCAGCGAGAGCAACAACAAGGCACGCCGGAATTACGTACTGTCGCGAATGGAGACGCTGGGGTGGATTACGGCTGAGCAGAGGCAGGAGGCTTATGACGAGGAACTCGTCCTCAACACCAAGCCCGCCAACAAGATAGAGGAGTTCAACCGCGCGCCGTATTTCGTGTCGCACCTGCTGTTCAATGACTTGCTCCCAAAGTACGGGAAGGATGAGGTCTACAGCGGAGGAATGCAGATATACACAACTCTTGACGTTAATCTTCAGGACAAAGCCCGTGAGTGCATTCAGGGGCTCAACAAGAACGTGATGGGAGCACTTGTCTGCATAGAGGCAGATACGGGAGAGGTTCTCGCGCTCGTCGGGGGAAAGGACTTCAAGGAGAGCAAGTTCAACCGTGCTACGCAGGCAGTCCGTCAGCCTGGCTCGAGCTTCAAGCCGATAGTTTACGCCGCCGCAATCGAAGAAGACGTAATGCCCAGTGACCACTTCCTTGACGCGCCGATAACCTTCAAGAAGAAGGGGGCGGGCAACAAGGGCTGGTCTCCCCACAACTCCAGCAACGGTTACGCGGGAGAAGTTACGCTACAGCGCGCGCTCGTGCAGTCATACAACACCGTTGCAGTCAGGGTAGCGGCATACATCGGGACGGACGCTATCGTTCAGATGGCACGCAACATGGGCATTGAGACCAAGTACCTGCCGAATGATTTGTCTGTTGCGCTGGGTTCAGCGAGCCTTACTCCGCTGGAAATGGCTGTGGCGTTCAACTGCTTCAACAACGGCGGCAAGAGGATAGTCCCGCAGATGATACGCGAGATTAAGGACAGGGACGGCAACATCCTCGAGCACAGAGACACTGCGAGTTCGCAGGCACTCCGTCCCGAGACAGCGTACGCGATACGTTCGATGCTTCAGGACGCGGTGAGATCCGGCACGGGCAAGCCCGCCGCAATCAAGAACGTCAACGTTTTCGGCAAGACTGGAACGTCAAACGACTTCATTGATGCGTGGTTCTGCGGAGGAGTCCCGGGACTGACTACGGCGGTATACGTTGGCCGTGATGACCACAAGTCGATGGGCAAACGTGCTTTCGGCGGAACGATGGCCGCGCCGGTGTGGAGGAAGTTCATGCAGTACGCAGTGCAGGAGATGAAGACTCCCGCGAACTTCGCGCCTCCTCCGTCGTGGGTTGAAGTCGACAAGGTGTCTATCTGCAGGGCTTCGGGCTACCGCGCAAGGGGAGGCTGTCAGAGTGTGCCGCTGTTCTTCCCGAAGGGCAAATCACCTACTGCGTCATGCCCTATTCACGGCGGGAGCTACAAGGCGGCGGACAGTGACCCGAGAGGCCCGAGACTGTTCCTCGTTGAGCAGGATGACACGTACTATGCGAACATGCAGAGGAAGGAACGCGAGGCTTCGGCCAAGAAGGAGGCACAGAGGCAGGAGCGTGAAGCACAGGCGGCACAGCAGGTTACTGCGCAGGAGACACGCGCGGCGATTCCCAGACCGAACCCGCCTGCACCTAAGAGGCAGGAGCCCAAGATGAACGAGGTCGAACAGCGTTACCAGCAGCTGCTGAGGCAATACGGACTGAATTAG
- the rpmG gene encoding 50S ribosomal protein L33, whose translation MADIIGLTCTQCKRRNYTTTVNKKKQAKKLELKKYCRWCNAPTVHKESK comes from the coding sequence ATGGCAGACATCATCGGACTTACGTGCACACAGTGCAAGAGGCGCAATTACACCACGACCGTCAACAAGAAGAAGCAGGCCAAGAAACTCGAGCTCAAGAAATACTGCAGGTGGTGCAACGCCCCTACGGTACACAAAGAGTCGAAGTAG
- the secE gene encoding preprotein translocase subunit SecE, with the protein MAKTTAEKKTKLAALKDFIREAKAELKKVTWPTRRQIWYWTIIVIVFTLCVSLYLGLIDFVLAWLFRTLLG; encoded by the coding sequence ATGGCAAAGACAACCGCAGAGAAAAAGACCAAGCTGGCCGCGCTTAAAGACTTCATCCGTGAAGCCAAAGCCGAGCTCAAGAAAGTAACTTGGCCGACGCGCCGCCAGATATGGTACTGGACAATAATCGTGATAGTGTTCACGCTTTGTGTGTCGCTGTATCTGGGGCTGATAGACTTCGTTCTTGCGTGGCTGTTCCGCACGCTCTTAGGTTAA
- the nusG gene encoding transcription termination/antitermination factor NusG has product MPEERRWYVVQTYAGYEKRVEADLRQRIKAMKMQDKIFDVLIPTETHIEIKDGKSREVTRKLYPSYVMVEMIFDAQSWYAVRHTEGVTGFVGAGTYPIPLSQEEVDRVMSGMKSSKEDPKVQIDLKIGDVVRVTEDGNMKGYTGPVVQIDAKRGKVKFRTEMLGGAEVETDYKSLEKI; this is encoded by the coding sequence ATGCCGGAAGAACGCCGCTGGTACGTCGTACAGACCTACGCAGGCTACGAGAAGAGAGTAGAAGCCGATCTGCGTCAGCGCATCAAAGCGATGAAGATGCAGGATAAGATCTTCGACGTTCTTATACCTACAGAGACTCACATTGAGATCAAGGATGGCAAGAGCCGCGAGGTTACCCGCAAGCTTTACCCCAGCTATGTGATGGTAGAGATGATCTTTGATGCTCAGTCATGGTACGCAGTCCGCCACACCGAAGGCGTAACGGGTTTCGTCGGTGCAGGAACGTATCCTATTCCTCTGTCTCAGGAGGAAGTCGACCGCGTAATGTCTGGCATGAAGAGCAGCAAGGAAGACCCCAAAGTCCAGATAGACCTGAAGATCGGCGACGTGGTGAGGGTAACCGAAGACGGCAACATGAAGGGTTACACCGGGCCGGTCGTGCAGATAGACGCGAAGAGGGGCAAGGTGAAGTTCCGCACGGAGATGCTGGGCGGAGCAGAAGTAGAGACCGACTACAAGTCCTTAGAGAAAATCTGA
- the rplK gene encoding 50S ribosomal protein L11, protein MAKKVVGQIKLQLPAGKATPAPPVGPALGQHGVNIMEFCKQFNAKTQDQAGLIIPAVITVYADRSFTFELKTPPAAVLLKKAAGIESGSGVPNKTKVGKIARAKVKEIAEMKMKDLNANDVEGAMRMIEGTARSMGLEVVD, encoded by the coding sequence ATGGCTAAGAAGGTAGTAGGGCAGATAAAGCTGCAGCTTCCTGCCGGAAAGGCAACTCCCGCGCCCCCTGTAGGTCCGGCACTCGGACAGCACGGCGTGAACATCATGGAGTTCTGCAAGCAGTTCAACGCCAAAACTCAGGATCAGGCGGGGCTGATTATCCCTGCAGTGATTACGGTCTACGCGGACAGGAGCTTCACGTTCGAGCTGAAGACTCCTCCTGCGGCGGTACTGCTGAAGAAGGCGGCGGGCATAGAGTCCGGCTCAGGCGTGCCCAACAAGACGAAGGTAGGCAAGATTGCGCGCGCGAAGGTGAAGGAGATCGCCGAAATGAAGATGAAGGATCTCAACGCCAACGACGTGGAAGGCGCAATGAGGATGATCGAAGGCACAGCCCGTTCAATGGGGCTTGAAGTCGTCGACTAA
- a CDS encoding 50S ribosomal protein L1 has product MKRSKRYREAAEKVEAGKLYGLREAVELFKTIATAKFNESIEVHVRLGIDPRHADQQVRSTVSLPHGTGVTKKVLVITQGEKIKEAQDAGADIVGGDDIVQQIQGGFMDFDAVIATPDMMKSVGRLGKVLGPRGLMPSAKTGTVTFELASAVKEIKAGRVEFRADKTGITHNAAGRRDFSVDDLYDNVKALLQAIYRARPASVKGTYVRSIAIAPTMGPGIAVDPALAQKELAL; this is encoded by the coding sequence ATGAAGAGAAGCAAGAGATACCGTGAAGCCGCAGAGAAAGTAGAAGCCGGAAAGCTGTACGGTCTCCGCGAAGCTGTGGAGCTGTTCAAGACCATAGCGACGGCCAAGTTCAACGAGAGCATAGAAGTCCACGTGAGGCTGGGGATAGACCCGCGCCACGCCGACCAGCAGGTCAGGAGCACGGTGAGCCTTCCGCACGGGACGGGCGTAACCAAGAAGGTGCTCGTCATCACGCAGGGCGAGAAGATCAAGGAAGCACAGGATGCCGGAGCAGACATCGTGGGCGGAGACGACATCGTCCAGCAGATTCAGGGCGGGTTCATGGACTTCGACGCGGTTATAGCCACGCCGGATATGATGAAGTCAGTCGGCCGTCTGGGAAAAGTTCTCGGGCCCCGCGGACTGATGCCCAGCGCAAAGACAGGGACAGTAACGTTCGAGCTCGCCAGCGCGGTCAAGGAGATCAAGGCCGGACGTGTGGAGTTCCGTGCGGACAAGACGGGCATCACCCACAACGCCGCAGGAAGGCGTGATTTCAGCGTTGATGACCTGTACGACAACGTCAAGGCACTGCTTCAGGCTATCTACCGCGCACGTCCCGCATCGGTCAAAGGCACGTACGTCAGAAGCATAGCCATCGCGCCGACGATGGGGCCCGGAATTGCAGTAGACCCCGCGCTGGCACAGAAAGAATTAGCACTGTAA
- a CDS encoding 50S ribosomal protein L10 encodes MPAQIKYELVDGLREKLSRTKAVFVGEYRGMTVEQSTMLRHKVREAGGELKVAKNTLFAIAMKEAGLEALPESMMKGPNIFALCYDDPVAVAKVLKEYANDKTQKAFILKGGLLETQQLDLAQLMALADLPPKEVMRGQVVRTIAAPLSGLVNVLAGTMRNFVTCLDQIRAKKEEGTAA; translated from the coding sequence ATGCCGGCACAAATCAAGTATGAGTTAGTAGACGGTCTCAGAGAGAAGCTGTCGAGGACAAAAGCAGTATTCGTAGGCGAGTATCGCGGAATGACGGTAGAGCAGAGCACAATGCTCCGCCACAAGGTACGCGAGGCAGGCGGTGAGCTCAAGGTTGCGAAGAACACGCTGTTTGCGATCGCCATGAAGGAAGCAGGCCTCGAGGCACTTCCCGAGAGCATGATGAAGGGGCCCAACATCTTTGCGCTGTGCTATGACGACCCAGTAGCAGTCGCTAAGGTGCTCAAGGAGTACGCGAACGACAAGACGCAGAAGGCCTTTATCCTCAAGGGAGGACTTCTCGAGACGCAGCAGCTTGACCTTGCACAGCTGATGGCACTCGCGGATCTCCCGCCGAAGGAAGTCATGCGCGGACAGGTTGTCAGGACAATCGCCGCACCGTTATCGGGGCTGGTCAACGTTCTTGCTGGTACGATGCGGAATTTCGTTACCTGCCTCGACCAGATACGCGCAAAGAAGGAAGAAGGAACAGCCGCGTAG
- the rplL gene encoding 50S ribosomal protein L7/L12, producing the protein MTKEEIIQAIETMSVLELSELVKALEEKFGVSASAAPMMMAAMPGAAAPAAAAEEKTEFDVVYKGPGANKIGVIKVVREITGLGLKEAKELVDNPPKNIKEGVSKEEAEELQKKLAEAGAEVEVK; encoded by the coding sequence ATGACCAAAGAAGAAATCATCCAGGCTATCGAGACAATGTCAGTGCTTGAGCTTTCGGAACTCGTGAAGGCTCTCGAGGAGAAGTTCGGAGTGAGCGCATCAGCCGCCCCCATGATGATGGCAGCAATGCCCGGCGCAGCAGCACCCGCCGCCGCAGCTGAGGAGAAGACAGAGTTCGACGTGGTCTACAAGGGGCCCGGCGCGAACAAGATCGGTGTCATTAAGGTAGTCCGCGAGATCACCGGGCTCGGCCTGAAGGAAGCGAAGGAGCTTGTTGACAACCCGCCGAAGAACATCAAGGAAGGCGTGTCGAAGGAAGAGGCAGAGGAGCTCCAGAAGAAGCTGGCTGAGGCCGGAGCAGAAGTCGAGGTCAAGTAG
- a CDS encoding DUF4234 domain-containing protein, with protein sequence MNCTKCGAPIDAQDEVCEYCGTRTPYGERMLEEHRRQEEEAARRQALDNLPKMKHVSVAFAVFLQIITIGGYAAYWYATRIQSLNALGTSKKFPAWCAGILGLAWCAMILLPGGGNAAGQELFNYASGIVFVASIYLAFSVRGMLQEYASGFMERSVAVATVAPSGMMLVLFGPLYLQACVNRMIAMRYLAPKI encoded by the coding sequence ATGAACTGTACGAAATGCGGAGCACCGATCGATGCTCAGGATGAAGTCTGCGAGTACTGCGGGACACGAACGCCTTACGGTGAACGTATGCTCGAGGAACACAGGAGGCAGGAGGAAGAGGCCGCCCGCCGTCAGGCACTGGACAATCTGCCGAAGATGAAGCATGTCTCTGTGGCGTTTGCAGTTTTCCTGCAGATAATAACTATCGGAGGGTATGCAGCTTACTGGTACGCGACAAGAATACAGTCTCTCAACGCGCTGGGGACATCGAAGAAGTTTCCGGCATGGTGTGCGGGGATACTGGGTCTGGCGTGGTGCGCAATGATTCTCTTGCCGGGCGGCGGTAATGCTGCGGGGCAGGAACTCTTCAACTACGCGTCAGGTATCGTGTTCGTCGCGTCGATATATCTTGCGTTCTCTGTGAGGGGGATGCTTCAGGAATACGCGTCCGGCTTCATGGAGAGGAGTGTTGCTGTGGCGACTGTCGCTCCGTCGGGAATGATGCTCGTGCTGTTCGGGCCGCTGTACCTTCAGGCGTGCGTGAACCGTATGATAGCGATGAGGTATCTAGCTCCGAAGATATAA